A part of Phoenix dactylifera cultivar Barhee BC4 chromosome 2, palm_55x_up_171113_PBpolish2nd_filt_p, whole genome shotgun sequence genomic DNA contains:
- the LOC103703539 gene encoding uncharacterized protein LOC103703539 — protein MRRMGSRGNSGPAEGGHIARLEWKRRLDKDADAREAFNRQVREEKERRRARREARVVPETNEGLVEYFLDTEARELEFEIAGLRPRLNKEFFDHLQLELGKLRFAVTRTKEMEDRLIELEAMQKVLLEGTEAYDKMETDLVLAKERLTKILQSKDRKLLEMVEQNELNRSVLALLDENIASALKNDQKEAAAFMENVRSAILKYITI, from the exons ATGCGTCGGATGG GATCCCGAGGGAATTCTGGGCCCGCCGAAGGGGGTCACATAGCGCGGCTGGAGTGGAAACGGCGCCTCGATAAGGACGCGGACGCCAGGGAGGCCTTCAACCGCCAGGTCCGGGAGGAGAAGGAGCGCCGTCGGGCTCGCCGcgag GCGCGGGTGGTGCCGGAGACAAACGAAGGACTGGTGGAGTATTTTCTGGACACTGAAGCTCGGGAGCTCGAGTTCGAGATCGCGGGTTTGAGGCCTCG ATTAAAcaaagagttctttgatcatttACAACTTGAGCTTGGGAAACTACGATTTGCAGTGACTAGAACCAAG GAGATGGAGGACAGATTAATTGAGTTGGAAGCAATGCAGAAAGTTTTGCTAGAGGGAACAG AAGCATATGATAAGATGGAAACTGACCTTGTATTAGCAAAAGAAAGGCTCACGAAAATATTGCAGTCAAAAGATAGGAAG TTGCTAGAGATGGTTGAGCAGAATGAGCTGAACAGATCTGTATTGGCTCTTCTTGATGAAAATATAGCAAGTGCACTAAAAAATGATCAG AAAGAAGCTGCAGCTTTTATGGAGAATGTCCGTTCAGCTATTCTGAAGTATATCACGATCTGA
- the LOC103703540 gene encoding arginase 1, mitochondrial, translating to MSLGTKWIYHVKKLSTANIPAALIENGQNRVIDASLTLIRERAKLKGELLRALGGVKASASLLGVPLGHNSSFLQGPAFAPPRIREAIWCGSTNSSTEEGKELNDPRVLTDVGDVPIQEIRDCGVDDNRLMNVISESVKLVMEEEPLRPLVLGGDHSISFPVVRAVSEKLGGPLDILHLDAHPDIYHAYEGNMYSHASSFARIMEGGYVRRLLQVGIRSITSEGREQGKRFGVEQYEMRTFSKDRHILENLKLGEGAKGVYVSVDVDCLDPAFAPGVSHLEPGGLSFRDVLNILHNLQADVVAADVVEFNPQRDTVDGMTAMVAAKLVRELTAKISK from the exons ATGAGTCTGGGGACGAAGTGGATTTACCACGTGAAGAAGCTGAGCACTGCGAACATCCCCGCGGCGTTGATAGAGAACGGACAGAATCGGGTCATCGATGCCTCCCTCACCCTTATCCGCGAGCGGGCCAAGCTTAAG GGAGAGTTGCTACGGGCTTTGGGAGGTGTTAAAGCTTCAGCATCACTTCTGGGAGTTCCTCTAGGGCACAATTCATCATTTCTGCAAGGACCTGCATTTGCTCCACCTCGCATAAGGGAGGCCATCTGGTGTGGTAGCACCAACTCTAGCACGGAAGAAG GTAAAGAATTAAACGATCCTCGTGTGCTAACTGATGTTGGCGATGTTCCTATCCAAGAAATTCGTGACTGCGGCGTTGATGATAACAGACTGATGAACGTTATTAGTGAGTCTGTTAAGCTAGTAATGGAAGAA GAGCCACTTCGTCCATTGGTTTTAGGCGGTGATCACTCAATATCTTTTCCTGTTGTCAGAGCAGTATCTGAAAAGCTTGGGGGACCTTTGGACATTCTTCATCTAGATGCCCATCCAGATATCTATCATGCATATGAAGGAAATATGTACTCGCATGCTTCTTCTTTTGCACGAATAATGGAAGGGGGTTATGTTAGGCGGCTTTTACAA GTTGGAATTAGATCAATTACGAGCGAAGGGCGTGAACAAGGGAAAAGATTTGGAGTGGAGCAGTACGAAATGCGTACCTTTTCAAAAGATCGCCATATTTTGGAAAATTTG AAACTTGGGGAAGGTGCAAAGGGTGTTTATGTTTCAGTTGATGTCGATTGTCTTGATCCTGCATTTGCTCCCGGGGTGTCTCACCTTGAGCCAGGAGGCCTCTCGTTCCGTGATGTTCTGAACATTCTTCACAATCTGCAAGCTGATGTTGTTGCTGCTGATGTAGTAGAATTCAATCCACAACGTGACACTGTTGATGGAATGACTGCTATGGTGGCTGCAAAGCTGGTTAGGGAGCTTACTGCAAAGATTTCCAAGTAA
- the LOC103700512 gene encoding FAM10 family protein At4g22670-like, giving the protein MVDDMDEDLDGDDFGAKGSASVEHESDDEIVESDIELEGETVEPDDDLPQKMGDPSIEVTEESRDASQEAKGKAVEAISEGKLDEAIEHLTEAILLNPTSAIMYATRASVYIKMKKPNAAIRDANAALEINPDSAKGYKSRGIALAMLGKWEEAAKDLHLASKLDYDEEISAVLKKVEPNAHKIEEHHRKYERLRREREEKKIEHERQCHRAEAQAAYEEAKRKEQSSSRPSGGMPGGFPGGMPGEFPGGMPGGFPGAMPGGMPGNIDMSKILNDPELMAAFSDPEVMAALQDVMNNPASFAKHQTNPKVAPVIAKMMGKFAGSM; this is encoded by the exons ATGGTGGATGACATGGATGAGGATCTTGATGGAGATGATTTTGGTGCAAAGGGTTCTGCTTCTGTAGAGCATGAATCTGATGATGAGATCGTTGAATCTGACATTGAACTTGAAGGAGAAACTGTAGAACCTGATGATGATCTGCCACAAAAG ATGGGAGACCCATCTATTGAGGTAACAGAGGAAAGTCGTGATGCCTCTCAAGAGGCTAAAGGGAAAGCTGTGGAAGCAATTTCAGAAG GGAAGTTGGATGAGGCCATTGAGCATCTTACGGAGGCTATATTGCTGAATCCGACATCAGCAATCATGTATGCAACCAGAG CATCTGTGTATATCAAGATGAAGAAACCGAATGCTGCAATTCGTGATGCAAATGCAGCTTTAGAG ATCAACCCTGATTCTGCAAAAGGCTACAAATCCCGTGGCATAGCTTTAGCTATGCTTGGGAAATGGGAGGAAGCTGCCAAGGATCTTCACCTGGCATCGAAATTAGATTATGATGAGGAGATAAGTGCTGTGCTTAAGAAG GTCGAACCCAATGCGCACAAGATTGAAGAACACCACAGAAAATATGAAAGATTgcgaagggagagagaagaaaagaaaattgagcACGAGAGGCAGTGTCACCGGGCAGAGGCTCAG GCGGCTTATGAGGAAGCAAAAAGGAAAGAACAATCATCAAGTAGACCATCAGGAGGCATGCCAGGAGGGTTCCCTGGAGGTATGCCTGGAGAATTCCCAGGCGGTATGCCTGGAGGTTTCCCAGGTGCCATGCCTGGTGGTATGCCCGGAAATATTGATATGAGCAAAATTCTGAAT GACCCTGAACTCATGGCAGCATTCAGTGATCCTGAGGTCATGGCTGCTCTGCAAGATG TGATGAATAACCCAGCTAGTTTTGCTAAACACCAAACCAATCCCAAAGTAGCTCCAGTTATTGCAAAGATGATGGGAAAATTTGCTGGATCCATGTGA